From the genome of Candidatus Tectomicrobia bacterium:
CATCCCGAAGGAGAGCCCAATGCCCGTCGTTCACATCAGCCTCATCAAGGGGCGCAGCAAGGAGGCGAAGAAGGCCATCGCGCAGGAGGTGACCGAATCCGTCCACAAGCACTCGGGCGCCCCCAAGGAGGCCATCACCGTCGTCTTCCACGACATCGACGGCGACTCCTGGGCGTCCGCCGGGGTGCTCTTCTCGGACCGGGTGAAGAAGTAGGAAGACGGCCCGTTGAGATTCCCTGCCGCGCCCGGTCCCTTACCCCCATCCGTAGGGGCGAACCTTGTGTTCGCCCAGGCGGGCGCTGGATCGGAGAGGGCGATGACAAGCATCGCCCCTACGGAATCCCGCCCCCGCTGATGGACGGCGATCCAGCATTGTTGCAAGGCCGCTGAGGATTATTCGAGATGCCCCAGAGCTTCCGCATCGCGCTCGTCCAGCCGATGAGCCACAGGCCGCCCGAGGATGAGAAGAACGTGGCGGACGCCGTCCGCTACGTCGAGCAGGCGGCCGCCCAGGGGGCGCAGTTCGTCGCCTTCCCGGAGAGCTACCCCGGCCCCTGGCGCATGCCCGCCCATTTCGACCCGACCGGGGCCCTGGTGGACGCGGCCAAGCGCTGCGGCGTCTACGTCCAGTACGGCACCCTCGAGCCCATCGACGAGAAGGCCCGGACGGCCCACAACCTGCTCATGCTCGCCCGCCCGGGCGGGGGCGCCCCCGGCAAGTACCGCCGCACCCATCCGCCCGGCCCCTGGATCTACACCGGCGGCGGCCTCTGGGAGTTCCAGTACGTCGCGGGCGACGAGTTCCCGGTCTTCGAGACCCCC
Proteins encoded in this window:
- a CDS encoding tautomerase family protein translates to MPVVHISLIKGRSKEAKKAIAQEVTESVHKHSGAPKEAITVVFHDIDGDSWASAGVLFSDRVKK